The proteins below come from a single Hemitrygon akajei chromosome 2, sHemAka1.3, whole genome shotgun sequence genomic window:
- the LOC140719794 gene encoding uncharacterized protein, translating to MLHSDGKAEKLLWILAVLPTVVQCRAAVAFPALITTVPAGGSVHFPILHVSEDKYELTLWKTSPNQLKILAWMSDRPESPYVIRPPYRNRIHFRSDGVIEMRGIKQSDQGTYEVQTNYFRGELRSSDLDQFEIHVVEPVSVPIVEISRNASHVTLNCTALGNGQITYRWERQTDAAGGNYTFHGALLILQNDGLSGHTYNCIAENCCSRQISLPVSADLNPASESRNYWASVLSFTVLSVVVMLILGLCLLRKYVLIGQAHPETEGQESSSDDEGSDCPLRKSRGSSDPV from the exons ATGCTACACTCCGATGGGAAGGCAGAGAAGCTCCTGTGGATACTGGCAg TGCTTCCCACTGTGGTCCAGTGCAGAGCAGCTGTGGCCTTCCCGGCCTTAATCACCACCGTACCTGCTGGTGGATCCGTCCACTTCCCCATCCTCCACGTCAGTGAGGACAAGTATGAGCTGACTCTGTGGAAAACGTCCCCGAACCAGCTGAAGATCTTGGCCTGGATGTCAGACCGACCGGAGAGTCCGTACGTGATCCGTCCGCCCTACAGGAACCGGATTCACTTCCGGAGTGATGGTGTTATCGAGATGCGAGGCATCAAGCAGAGTGACCAGGGGACGTACGAGGTGCAGACAAACTACTTTCGGGGGGAGCTGAGAAGCAGTGACCTTGACCAGTTTGAGATCCATGTTGTTG AGCCGGTGTCTGTGCCGATAGTGGAGATCAGCAGGAATGCCTCCCACGTCACGCTGAACTGCACGGCTCTCGGAAACGGACAGATCACCTATCGGTGGGAAAGGCAGACAGACGCTGCCGGTGGGAACTACACCTTCCATGGAGCCCTGTTGATCCTGCAgaatgatgggctgagtggccacaCCTACAACTGCATTGCTGAAAATTGCTGCAGTCGGCAGATCAGCCTCCCAGTCTCTGCAGACCTCAACCCAGCCAGCG AGTCCAGAAATTATTGGGCAAGCGTTCTCAGCTTTACAGTCCTCTCAGTGGTTGTGATGTTAATCTTGGGTCTGTGTCTGCTCAGGAAATATGTACTGATCG GTCAAGCGCATCCAGAAACCGAGGGCCAGGAGAGTTCCAGTGACGATGAGGGTTCGGACTGTCCTCTCCGGAAGTCCCGCGGTTCCTCTGACCCTGTGTGA